A region of the Antedon mediterranea chromosome 4, ecAntMedi1.1, whole genome shotgun sequence genome:
gtgtagacagagcttaacatgaTGACATGATTTATCATAACATTGATGGACAGCAAGTACTGTCATTATAAAATTGACTAAACACATATTTGaatatatatagtttttattaatgCCTAAAAATATCGTTGtattaaataatgaaaatggtagtGTTGACAAAATAACTTGTGTGTGTTTTGAGCTCACCTTTTGTATGATTTTGTCGTCCATATTTTCAACAACGAATGCCTTGATGTTTCTGAATTTTCTGACGATCTTTTCTTTCAACTCTTGTGGAACACGGCTGAAGTCAGCACTTGCCTAAAAGTGattgtaaattattaaaattatactgGAAATATTAAGTAAAATGATATtagaattaaacatttttatgcATTATTTCGTGGATTTTTAATCTTCTTTCATGTATGACTCGGGGGAAAAACAAGCAATGCGTTCATTtcatatgcaatattgagacaTTGTTAGCAGTTTGTAGGTTTACCATGAAAATGAAAAGAATATACATAAAATTTATTGCAAATTGTTGCTATATAATACAACATCAACCAACATCAATTACATCAATTACATCAACCAATTACAGTGTTTGGAAGAAAAAGACATTAGTTTGGATTGTTTTCCTTGCAGGACGGTCTGAGCATGGaggtatacaattatttttataaatgttatacctccatgttcTGAGCGTCcaattttgatttatttgcCAACAATTAATATTAAGGTTGTAAAGGAACTTGTAGGACCAAGGAACAGTAAATTATACTCTTCCCTGGCAGGCTACGACGCAGTAGCACTTTAGGCTACGACGCAGTAGAACTAGGCTACGACGCAGTAGCACTAGGCTACGACGCAGTAGCACTAGGCTACGACGCAGTAGCACTAGGCTACGACGCAGTAGAACTAGGCTACGACGCAGTAGCACTAGGCTACGACGCAGTAGCACTAGGCTACGACGCAGTAGCACTAGGCTACGACGCAGTAGCACTAGGCTACGACGCAGTAGCACTAGGCTACGACGCAGTAGCACTAGGCTACGACGCAGTAGCACTAGGCTACGACGCAGTAGCACTAGGCTACGACGCAGTAGCACTAGGCTACGACGCAGTAGCACTAGGCCTGAAGATAGATGAAAGAGCTGTGTATAACCAATAGGCCTATAGGACGCATACATAACAATTCGGTAATTTTAGTACATGACTACCTATACTTTTCTTACGTAAAAGATATAAAGTTTACCGTGAGTCCAATGATGTACTTGCCGGGAATTCTGTCTTCTCCATGAGTTTCGAGAGGTGCTAGTTTGGCACAGGCCACGGTGGCAAGGAGAAGTACGATGAAACAACGCATCTTGTAGCTTGGTAGTGGTGGTGTCGTTTGGTCGGATCAGAAGAAACGAATAAAAAGTAGCTTCAAATCTTCGAGTTTTATAGGCAAATTCAGATAAAAATGTTTGCATTTCTACGGTCACGTGACAATGATAACTAAAATAGAATGGGCAAATAATACCAGATGCAAGATAATACAATTGTTCTGTAATATTTTTCTATCAGTATTCAATCAAGAAATAAAACAAGTTGATGTAAGCAGATATCACGATATCTCGTATAGTTTCGTAATTAAGTTGATAGGTTGTATAGGTCCAACTTCAATTCGAATTCAAGAAAATAAGAATTTGATAAATGGGTTGAATTTTGGTGGTATGATTTGAGTATGATTTGCTTACTGTTATACTGTAGCAATTTAGAAAATGACCCGCGGCGCGCCTGGTTGTTAGAAATTAGGTATATTTGACATTGTAATATTAGATTTGCATCAAAATGAACCCAActtgtttttttgtgtaaagCGTTGAGTTTATAAGATTTAcatacatatacaaatacaaaaaaatacaaaagcaTGCTAACTGAAAGACGAAAAGCTGAGGGTAATAGCATCGAGATTCCGGCAAATTGAAACTTAGCCAAGATACATGTACATCTATATAATAACATATTCATTGCTACACAATTTAGTTGGTGCAATTATTATATAGTGGGTCGACTACAAGTTCAATCTTTCAAAGGCAGGCGGTAGTAATACATAGGCTACGTACTACGCATCATCCTCCGGGTGGTAGGAAAGGGTAGTAGTCTTGGAGGTTGTAAATTAATTCAAACCCCAACAACAGGCCCTTTTGAGGTAATACGAACTTGTTCCTCGGTTTCTTAGCCCTCCTCCTGTATGTAGTTTGTATTCATTGATATACATTTGTtttgaaggaaataaataattatgttattataacaTGAAtataagattcaagattcaaggaATTGTATTGGTTCACTTATAATggaaaatcattttaattggcataattaagacacTAAAAGATAATAAAACTACAAGAAAAAATCAAATTGCATGAAAAACGATTTAGGCTAATGTTAAAATACGGTTAATATAATATgctaattttaaaatactgaTCGATGACGACATGATTGATTATTGACAAAATGCCAACTCACCAAACTTAGTAAAGAAACTTACTGATGATGAAATAACAATCAATAACACATTTAATCTAAAAACCTACGTCAATTAAACACCTGTGATTGATAACATTCCTACATCAAATACAGGCCATATTCATCCATATGGTTCAATTGTgaacaataaacattataaacagTTAAAGAAAAACTTAATTAGTAGATGTCTTGATAACGAGTAAATCATTAATTGACTGATCCGGTGCCTTGTAACCACCGCAACAGGTGTTCATAAGtttgaattttaaacaattgaaattattattatatatgtattatattattgcCTGTGCAATTTCTCATAGAGGTTTGTTAGAGTGGAGGCCTATGTTTATAGTTGTATAAAGGGTTAAACATGTGTCTTGTAATAAGACACATCGTACCATCATTATTACATACGACATTTTATCCGAAATGCTAAATAGAATTTCACTGATGTTCCATTCAACTTGCaattgttaaaatgtaaaacatgTGTAACATTAGTACACCAACAAATTCGCTACAAATTAGAGAACGCAACGTTTGGCGAATAGATATATAATGTGAGCTGACATGACAAGAAAAGTGTAGGACTATAGTAagataaagcaaaaaaaaaactataataataaaatggtaATAATTCcttttaaaaatctaattttcaTTATGGAACAGCTATACGTCAACTAAACACCTGTTATTGATAACATTCCGATATCAATATCTCATTCATATGGTTGTCAATCGTTGATAGTAAATCAAGAGTTAGTTATAGATGTAGAAGAAATAAACGCcgagtttttttttttccctacatttttgtaaaacatcatTAATAGGCGCGCCTCCGTGTTAATTTCAACGCTTTTTGCTCGCGGGCTCtcctattatttttttattaattgtgtAAAAGGCAAAAACGGCGTTCCACAGGTATTTTTTTATACGCAAAAAAAGTTAAGATGGCTTCAGCAGCGATACGTTCAGATGAAATGGTTAAAGACTACTTAATTTTTCGGGGCCTAACAAACACATTAAGAACGTTTGAAGCAGAATTAAAAGTGGATAAAGATAAGGGTTTCCGAGTATGTGTATAGTATggtgatattttatttctgacCTAGCTAGGCTATCTCTACCTCATCTAGGCTAGGCGTCTCGAGTCTAGGAGATAGCTAATACAGGGCCACCAGGCGCTCAGAGATACCCGCGTGTAGGGGAAGTACCCTACTATAGCTAGGACCTAGGCATAGTGTATGCAAGATAAGCCCTGGCACGCTAGGCTAGCtagtttattagtatttttatatttttgtctaTGTTTGATGTTTATTCGTATTTTTATAAgatcttgtatttttgtatttatgactttttatatgtatatttatacgccgtggctaaagatacggtaccgtattctaacttctgtttactaaaggtacggtaaaattgcattacgtcataaccagccaatggggtgctggtacatgtgtgacgtcatcgtataagacttaggatttttttcatatcgcgaaaacagtgatcaaccgcattttctttatgcttcatttatcgccgtcgtgtgtgacaaaaactaaatgtagcctacgtctgttattattattattattgaaaagccaaaacatgtcggattttaattctagaatacaaaAAACCGTTtgaaaagaggcctaggcctacgtaccATAACCTCattatgagtttgtttgtgtagggaaagcgatgccaggctggggccagccgcgtgtgtgcgctgatttctgtgactcagacctggggctactgtctaaaaatcatagtatttgaggacccctttattgtccgcatttgcttgttgtttatggtcaccattgtaaacaaagtttaataaaaaatataggcataaaggccatttggaataaaaataaaaccctcatcagcgcacacatccatgcagcctggcgccgccgacAGGAATTCTCTACATACAACacaacagacgcgatatgaaaaagaatagtccttatacgatgacgtcacacacgtaccagcaccccattggctgattatgacgtaatgcaattttaccgtacctttagtaaacagaagttagaatacggtaccgtatctttagccacagcgatatttataattaattgttgAGAGCTTGTCAACGAAACAAAATTTCCTTTCGGGCCAATAAATTTCTGTATTctgtattaatatattaattaattattttctaataataaGTAAGACCTAGGCCTATTAAATGGaggtattatacctccatgttaTCAGTATCAACATGATTGACTACGCGCACGCGTGCCGTAATATTTAGTAAATTAAAAGGTAGAGTTTCTCGGCAGCAGAGTATATTACTGTTTTATGGACCTGGTCTTACCACCTGATAAAAAGTAAAAtgatacataatattattatttatcttcaTATATGATTATGatctgaatgaatgaatttacccAAAATGTGTTTGCAGAACAGCAATTTAACAGCATTTAGATCATGGTGGTATAAAATTAGATACCTCCATGTTTGGACAACAATCTATTGAAATAtgacttttacttttttttaaaatcagagtAACCGGATAGTAGATCAACTTTTTACCTTCATCAACATGTATGACTTGATGGGCTTACGCAGCTATTGGGATCACCTGGATAGGAGGTTGTTCAGTCGATTAGAATCCACCTACAGTTCTAATGTCAAACGTCTTCAAATTAGTGTCCTGAGGTTTGTGAATTAAATTTTGTACTAGCATTAGTACCCATCTTCGACGAATGGGAGCTGATTAAAAGATTTCAACCGAGAAAACTAAAATTATAAGTAAAAAGAGTTGCAATTGAAATctcattttctattttaaaatccATTGATACACATAGGATTGAAATAAAGTTTAACATAACATTATGTCTGGTACACTTATTATAAGTAGGCTCTATGCAATTTTACACTGTCTGTAAAATGCATTTTAACCAAATCTAAATACAGAACATTTTAcactatattttatatacactTGCAAGTTTTAGGTACCGTCCATAATCTGAAGTTTGAAATGCAAGTTCAccgttattatttttgtattgtgtaaacattaataatgtataaacaTACAGGCCTACAAGCCTGAAAGGACAGATAAAGAGTTGAACCAGAACAAACACTTTCCAAAGTACCaacattaaatacagtattgcaCCCTAAAAAGCACAGTGTACATCATCTAAAAATAGATGAAATATTGATGGCTGTAGCTACCGTTAAATGCATGCATAAATATTGTCAAAGCCAGAGATACTGTACGATCAAAAGAGTGTTAAAATCCTCTATCTTTGGCAAGTCAAGATCAGTCTCCTAATgtttatctaaagctctgtctacactatcaaaccagtttgacaaaaaaaagtatgatgtgcccaaatatggtagtgatatgcccaaatatggtggcaatatgacatcatgtctatatatatgggcacatcacatttttttgtcacataaagtttgatacaggtagacagagcttaatagtatttattttatttaatctcAGGTTATATTTAGTGAATGCTATACAGAACAGTAAGCAAGACAAAGTACTAGAATTTTTTGATAAATTGTCAAATGAACTACAAAATGCAATAGAATGGAAAGAATGGTTCAGTAAGTATTTTAAGATAAATTTGATGAGAAATGgttgaattacaaattattaatatctgttgtatcatcatcatcttatcAGCAACATTGTAAACATTACCTTCCCATAAACATTAATAagcattatcaatatcatcattaacATTACATTTATTATCAACAATATCACCACAGCACCTTTGTTGTACAATTAACTgcaatgttaaagatgtattgtccccttgaaatatatttgtttttcacatttttgttgttgaatatgccattttaatgttccataatagttattcactttgaccaaaaattggatgggaaaaaacaattatttacctgaaaaatttttttatttaaaagcaaaaaatagtcataTTGGCTGCCAGTtaattttggttgaatttaatggTTTATTTGGTCATTTTATAAGTGGAAACATTTTTTCCTCGTTTTTTCCCtaaaaaatggcctattaaatatctgattttatttatcttcatttttcatgtttttgagtgacaatacatttttaaatgaatatactTTTCTTAATTGTTCCTTCAGTATTGCCATTTTTAAAGAACCCTGAACAACAACCATCGTTTGAACTCTACTTTTCCAAACAGTGGCAAGAAACGCTAACCATCTCACTACAAAACTTTCTGAGTGTTATATTTCAATCTATGCATATCCTTTGATAAACTAGTTATTTTGATTACACACGACACCAAACGTTCAATACGGTACTGTAGTaccaaaaaataatgttatgtgctcaaatatggtagtgatattcccaaatatggtagtgatatgacatcatcatgtccatatatgggcacatcacattttttttgtcatataacatttgatagtgttgacagagctttatacatagTTATCAAGTTCTTTAACATTTCATACCTCTTCCTACCCTGTTGAACTATGACCTAGAACAACAAAGGATGATAAAACTTCAAGAAGAAAACAGCAGACTAAGGAATCAGGTATGtgtgttttaaattacagtgtgttattttgttgttgtggTTGGAgagtgttattgttattgttatttggCTTGGGCCTGGAACACGATGTGTTTGAGATTAGTGCTGAAATGGAAAGCcaaatgttttttctttcttcAGCTTGCACAGAAAGAAAGAGAAATAATGCTATTACCATCTGCCGCCACAGCGAGTTCAACAGATGAAGCTACAGACGATTTTACCAACtttaaaaggtttttttgatttttcatttaaatatatttttctaacgACAGTcattttagtatttatttatagatagTCAAACTTATTTGATAATGGTTGTGGTGTCCatttcaatagtttcatgatTTACCTTCCCAGTACTTTTTACATATTGGTACATCTATATTAGTCTAGTCAAGGCattctaacaacaggatgctgagctccggagatcaaaaggtttatctgtggctgtgacagGATCAGTTTCATGCCCCCACAcaaaatatgtacatagtacagtactgtggtatttgtcgcagccagacataagatcaaaggactgttacgagttcctatctcaagctcagtgtcctgttgttagattgccatTGTTTAGTTGTGttatatttccattattttTATGTCTTAAGCAGTAAATATAAGAAGTCATCGTCACCTCAGCTCGTTTGTAAACCTCCAACAACGACACAAGCAAACGCAGCCAAATCTCTACcttcatcaataataaaatcaagTGCAAAACAGACACCAGTCAAAAAAGAGGAGGATAACAATCTATTAAAGAATAAGAAAGTTGAGGGAGGGTCACAAGTCAGCAGAGAAATACCTACAGCTAGACAACAATCAAGTCAGGtatttattttaagttcatTCCATTTCATCCATGTCTTTATTggtaatttgcctttttttaagtATTTCTAAATTAAAGTTAGGTAACAGTAAATCGGAGAAGAATAATCTGTATGACAAAATGTTTTGGCACCAGATTCTAACTTACGGCCTCACAAATTGAGTATACAGCAGAGTCTatttgtgcctagcttacctggataaacagaCAATAGCCCTTTTTCCTTAAAGAGCGAGATATAACTCGAAAAGTAGAAATATTCATGAACACCTCTCTCccaaatggtatagtccatgacCTATGCCCTCATGTGAGAGCCTACCCAcaaaccaccatcatcatttctttttgagacatacatacattttttaattttcagtttACCTCAAATTCGtcaacaaaagaaaaacatgttcAGCAAAAACAAGTGTATCAGAAACAAAGGCAACAGTTGCTTTCAAAAGCACCAGAAACACTAGTTAAAGAGACACTAGAGAACACAAAAATACAAGAGAACACAAAAACACAAGAAAGTGTTAAACATCAGGAAAGTCCTAAACATCAAGCGAGTACGACAGATACACAGCAGCAGGCAGCAACAGAAACTAAAGTTGCTGCTATTAATATCTCCCAAGGTAAGCTGTTATTTTAGAATGAATGTCATCTtttctccgtatgagaatgtcATAGAAAATCATCAGTTTTTTTGCAAGttgcatttgtttttaacaaatgTTTGTCTGCATTTTGTATTTACCAATGACCAGAATAGTTTCCCATTGTGATAACAAAATTGATTTTTCTtgaatttgaaattttgaattttaaactgTTGCCAACTCACAAATATGAGTGTTTGCAATAAGAGGCTAATCTTGGATCTGAGCCCCAACAACCTTTCCAAAGTGCATACCATCTTACTGTAGTTTATGGAACTAATTGgagtaaaaaaattaatgaaattttTCCTTTTTTCCCCATAGAAACTGAAATTGATAAAGGACATGCATCAACAGATGGTGGAGGAGGCAAgtaaaatgttgaattatttttGTACAAATGAGTTGGTAAAGCgtttgtaaaaagaaaaaaaaaccaacccAGTAATAACTTATCAAACAACATTAAGGTGCCCTTATGTCGACGTGGAACCCAACTCAACTGTGTTGACATAAGTGCTCAACTTAATGCAACTGACCACAAATGACAGGCACACAAAAAATGTTGACATAAGCTTAGTTACTTTCATGCccctgttttattttttttccaggaaTTGAAAGGAACTGAAAACTTTGAATTGAGTCACGCGTGTGGTACGGGTCACCGCGGACCAGTAGGGATCAGTTTGATATTACTGTAGCGCTTGCGCATACTGGTTCCTTCACAACTATGAATCGCGTCGTGCGCACCGTAAGGTAGCAACGACTAGTTCCAGTGCTGACATAAGCACTCGCACACTGGTTCCTTTCAGTTCCGTTCAGTTGATCAAAATGTCAACATAAGCACTCTTGCGCAACTAGTTACTTTGAGTTGAGTTCCATGTCGACATAAGGGCCCCATTAGTTTCTAATAATATGAAGTGCTTATAATGTGATTGTTGTCTT
Encoded here:
- the LOC140046230 gene encoding WD repeat-containing protein 91-like, with product MASAAIRSDEMVKDYLIFRGLTNTLRTFEAELKVDKDKGFRSNRIVDQLFTFINMYDLMGLRSYWDHLDRRLFSRLESTYSSNVKRLQISVLRLYLVNAIQNSKQDKVLEFFDKLSNELQNAIEWKEWFILPFLKNPEQQPSFELYFSKQWQETLTISLQNFLSVIFQSMPLPTLLNYDLEQQRMIKLQEENSRLRNQLAQKEREIMLLPSAATASSTDEATDDFTNFKSKYKKSSSPQLVCKPPTTTQANAAKSLPSSIIKSSAKQTPVKKEEDNNLLKNKKVEGGSQVSREIPTARQQSSQFTSNSSTKEKHVQQKQVYQKQRQQLLSKAPETLVKETLENTKIQENTKTQESVKHQESPKHQASTTDTQQQAATETKVAAINISQETEIDKGHASTDGGGVPAYSNEQPFLVLSQDEYIEHHSAITTCKFSSSVSMVASADIDGVVKVWRFSPSPATVATIMSKSPLLSLEWASKTDRLLLLGSCSGAVKLFDTTSKRTLCEAETDPLYPRIQSLTCSPNDSAFVCSASRNPNDVMSPDISSYPESKLMVWDMKLMKLQKELPLLANSGCINCCSYNHNGHLLITGFSDGKIRIFDMQRYESLLSWKAHSGQVFSAQFSPDENSVYSMGEDGKFCQWSIQQVGQKINELPIHNGATGPFVVSGYGGYKQEQIPCGKLFAFDPSGGHVMTCAMNGSLVYKVDDDRFESTLTILGHKTPVVSVDWGSTMNTGMCLTGSMDGRLRVTMLLTH